The following are from one region of the Plasmodium cynomolgi strain B DNA, chromosome 1, whole genome shotgun sequence genome:
- a CDS encoding reductase (putative) translates to MEKKKKNNNDIINHIDTIVNVNKKIKVVIIGAGLSGLAAAYVLLNHNVDVTVYEARNRIGGKYFYSSNGKKNYLGELDLLVNRNNPLINFCLKKNIYHKDVNRHLYKHYIYLNGKKIYMHEMRSEFFKVLYKLRFYYDQIFNSAFFHNLKDKNILLCMSLGQAIRIEVAKMKSERNPKSLHVQLYVSYIEATAGINLDSLSIQYLFYNLSFLDVLQTICCNFELTEIFKKLKKNIIIKKNKIVNKIYAYNDNIKIGFSNHVDNRLYDYCIVTVPIGVLKDSVKLFGRTKKGRIHRRGYTPQGGKLKRIEEIPHLGEQPKTDQHSATCAAPPQGNNPTEGELNQPQRGDHPKGANPDIPQRKALPLQPPAESYSAPPCGENHNQNASTSSDYLINNIDITTNENRSTCRLKGSSNNGVLYFSGEGCASLARCSSETNSNLNVCEMDKPCDLDFFCGTVCSKLDQDHSPNGHSLQNAHAESLHNSNKQGTLSDGKNTHIFNIGRCVKWKEGNPKGSTIHNNLSRQQLEKYAECISGDLPTRGTLNVDRAEGRKRNGRGEGKGKKKYPKGDPGGKPHGNPRGYPNRTIGDLPDQESTGLIEFIPKLPKWKTNSIHRLGVTKNNKIVVTLKERIVESTQNVSIFFNCKKGKRERSFKEGGVHKEGGVHKEGGVHKEGGIHKEVSNRDDHDLFGTPSLTPDLGSNSLFPRNVQLDNNTSMDISLSTSVSNSREDGNGEGEFPPMQERKEKLLGEEPHHGEMPIEEAPKEIEEPLHYENNAPTNERIHNNNSHVYHRFPFNRRDESSFMGCLKRDRLINGEKYRSTYNSHIGTNKYNHIVFYSAHPVIALFLKKKYRKKISKLAKKIIINDCKSFLKDLLPGIKIEKICYYDWVGNKFSRGLNSFVGRRTLQIDKDIISFPVNRLLFAGEHTHNSGCSSLVSSFLSGKREAYRIIEKINKGIYKNKLVKYFYSRETSGEVEVPSGRCTITVDSSIPLGSNTMGTTGVGSHASACSEGMRPSEQGGTNSSPQKGYTPHPHYGEAKGPKEITIKDIDSNYFLYVYDDEVIGLERKEYNAWFQNVRCILCNEKQTLSRLFIGVIKLKHKNGSYLKYTCHKDCLYFNNYTYNHVYGNRYFNLTVLFNFLFYKRCSICLLNFPSLKCSLKNCNNFLHVNCASTYLSWPNFSKTSRHEILYCYKHQYMHGIYHNYYEEEGSEKFLRLLRDRDSRDGYPLGVEAGERQLGREQRGRRRRRMGSGSGSGSRNGSGSRNGGRDDNWDEDDPYRHSYRYSDRHSYRYSDRHSYRHSDRHDSSLLPLHGCYPSSFHYTDNFCTPPRSSTSSKYPKYPPIEELTDNVHANISKLMKHYREKNNQRSGQIDLTSTHRSFNYVSENLYMYVKKKYTKAFPSLDPLSALLREPPFKNESNPGEVLGGLDRGLLGLSYLNRDVFMLNGLLKMSLLHGAGSYCHPDIMLPMGSRYGGFVEEGFSEHLHSYPEDTNAHSVWEHRHEGGALRTGEESALTAANPIHAANGAQNSLRNDAQNSLRNDAQNSLHNDAQSTSRNDASPRGDKGAKNHVNLGSTQNGPFITEEDSAILKVMYEQGILGTPKDDGFYQPSRSHVQADSNSNGAEGETQRRNDTSTHTYGGMRRRDSSREDPRGVANREDAESREQTRQRQTQQMKDYNQQFISNNYHESSNTPGILPHVDSANYNLMLRLLSKYFREVSQGKRRIMSSTGMLYTPDGRTSSGVDDHNANWVNGAVDSLQNVLPKEVQKRINRIINYPLHVAHKENQVNMEMEQNYNRFATEGCNDPTNIISRQTTHNDTPKGQMHMGVTKVTETNQQKKKKVPHNNKLEMLYKLYLDKNNLNYSDENDNEPSPNGTGKKLFRNKLLENYYHILNGNLRREKMKRSGADADQRNGTARENAESRGHVQPQQ, encoded by the coding sequence atggaaaaaaaaaaaaaaaataataacgaCATCATTAATCACATAGATACTATCGtaaatgtgaacaaaaaaataaaagtggtGATTATCGGAGCGGGATTATCCGGACTAGCAGCTGCATACGTATTACTCAACCATAACGTCGATGTAACTGTGTACGAAGCAAGGAACAGAATAGGTGGCAAGTATTTTTACTCatcgaatggaaaaaaaaactacctAGGAGAACTAGATCTTCTAGTCAATCGAAATAACCCCCTCATCAATTTCtgtctcaaaaaaaatatctaccACAAAGATGTGAATAGGCACTTGTACAAACACTACATCTACCTTAATGGGAAAAAGATATATATGCACGAAATGAGGAGCGAATTTTTTAAGGTCCTTTACAAGCTGAGGTTCTACTATGACCAAATTTTTAACTCcgctttttttcataacttGAAAGATAAAAACATCCTCCTTTGTATGTCCCTCGGACAAGCCATTCGAATAGAAgtagccaaaatgaagagtGAAAGAAATCCAAAAAGTCTTCATGTCCAACTGTACGTTTCCTATATCGAAGCCACTGCTGGAATTAACTTAGATTCCTTATCCATCCAGTACCTTTTCTACAATCTCAGTTTCCTTGATGTGCTTCAGACCATCTGCTGCAACTTTGAGCTCaccgaaatttttaaaaagttgaaaaaaaatatcatcataaaaaaaaataaaattgttaataaaatatacgcTTATAATGATAACATCAAAATTGGCTTTAGCAATCATGTCGACAATAGACTGTACGACTACTGCATCGTGACGGTTCCCATCGGAGTTTTGAAGGACAGTGTAAAGTTATTCGGCCGCACCAAGAAGGGGAGAATCCACCGTCGGGGGTACACTCCCCAAGGGGGAAAGTTAAAGCGGATTGAAGAGATACCCCACTTGGGGGAGCAACCCAAGACTGACCAGCACTCCGCTACCTGTGCTGCTCCCCCCCAAGGGAACAACCCCACCGAGGGGGAATTAAACCAGCCTCAAAGGGGCGATCATCCGAAAGGGGCAAACCCGGACATCCCACAGCGGAAAGCCCTCCCACTTCAACCCCCCGCAGAATCATACAGCGCACCCCCTTGTGGGGAAAATCATAATCAGAATGCCTCCACTTCGAGCGACTACCTCATCAATAACATAGATATCACAACGAACGAGAACAGAAGCACCTGTCGACTCAAAGGTTCTAGCAACAATGGGGTACTCTACTTCAGTGGGGAAGGCTGCGCGAGCTTGGCGAGGTGCTCCTCCGAAACGAATAGCAATTTGAACGTCTGCGAGATGGACAAACCTTGCGATTTGGATTTTTTCTGTGGAACCGTTTGCAGCAAACTGGATCAGGACCATAGTCCAAATGGCCACTCGTTACAGAATGCTCATGCAGAAAGTCTACACAACTCCAACAAGCAAGGGACCCTATCCGATGGAAAGAACACTCATATATTCAACATAGGGAGATGTGTCAAGTGGAAGGAAGGGAACCCTAAAGGATCCACTATCCATAATAATCTAAGTCGACAACAGCTGGAGAAGTATGCGGAGTGTATTTCTGGGGACCTCCCTACGAGGGGGACTCTCAATGTGGATCGAGCAGAAGGGAGAAAGCGAAATGGAAGAGGTGaagggaaggggaagaaaaaatacccGAAGGGGGATCCTGGGGGGAAGCCACATGGAAACCCAAGAGGCTATCCAAACAGAACCATAGGAGACCTCCCCGATCAGGAGAGCACAGGACTGATTGAGTTCATTCCGAAACTCCCCAAGTGGAAGACAAACAGCATTCACAGATTAGGGGTAAccaaaaacaacaaaattgttgTCACGTTGAAGGAGAGGATTGTAGAGAGCACTCAAAAtgttagcattttttttaactgcaaaaaagggaaaagggagaGATCCTTCAAGGAGGGGGGCGTTCACAAGGAGGGAGGCGTTCACAAGGAGGGGGGCGTTCACAAGGAGGGGGGGATCCACAAGGAGGTTTCCAACAGGGATGATCATGACCTCTTTGGAACTCCGTCGCTCACACCAGATCTGGGTAGTAACTCGCTTTTTCCTAGGAACGTGCAACTTGACAACAACACATCGATGGATATCTCCCTCTCCACATCGGTGTCCAATTCGAGAGAGGATGGAAATGGCGAGGGGGAGTTTCCCCCCATGcaggagaggaaggagaagctgCTAGGGGAAGAGCCTCACCACGGGGAAATGCCAATCGAGGAGGCACCAAAGGAGATTGAAGAACCACTCCACTATGAGAATAATGCCCCCACTAATGAGCGAATCCATAACAACAACAGTCATGTCTAccaccgcttccccttcAACCGTAGAGACGAAAGCAGCTTTATGGGGTGCCTTAAGAGGGATCGACTCATCAACGGAGAGAAGTATCGATCCACCTACAACAGTCACATCGGAACGAACAAATACAACCACATTGTCTTCTACAGTGCACACCCAGTAATCGCCCTATTTCTGAAGAAaaagtacagaaaaaaaatttccaagctagccaaaaaaataattatcaatGACTGCAAGTCTTTTCTAAAGGATCTACTACCTGGgatcaaaattgaaaaaatatgttactACGATTGGGtgggaaataaattttctcgTGGGTTGAATTCATTCGTTGGAAGGAGGACTCTACAGATAGACAAGGACATAATCTCATTCCCAGTAAATAGACTTCTGTTCGCGGGAGAGCACACGCACAACAGTGGATGCAGCTCACTTGTCAGTTCCTTTCTTAGTGGAAAGAGAGAGGCGTACAGAATCATCGAGAAAATTAACAAAGGTATTTATAAGAACAAATTAGTGAAGTATTTTTACAGCAGGGAGACCTCCGGGGAAGTGGAAGTACCCAGCGGGAGGTGCACTATCACCGTAGACAGTTCCATTCCCCTGGGTAGTAACACCATGGGTACTACTGGAGTAGGTAGCCACGCCAGCGCGTGTAGTGAGGGGATGCGACCTTCAGAGCAGGGGGGCACCAACTCTTCCCCCCAGAAGGGGTACACCCCACACCCACACTACGGAGAGGCTAAAGGCCCCAAAGAAATCACCATCAAGGATATCGACTCTAATTACTTCCTCTACGTCTACGATGATGAAGTAATCGGattggaaagaaaagaatacAACGCATGGTTTCAGAATGTCAGGTGCATACTGTGTaatgaaaaacaaacgtTGAGCAGACTTTTCATTGGGGTCATCAAgctaaaacataaaaacggTTCCTACCTTAAGTACACCTGTCATAAGGACTGCCTCTATTTTAATAACTACACATACAATCATGTATATGGAAACAGGTACTTCAACCTGACTGTGCTTTTCAATTTTCTGTTTTACAAGAGATGCTCTATTTGTTTGCTTAACTTCCCCTCCCTAAAGTGCAGCTTAAAAAACTGCAACAATTTTCTTCATGTGAACTGTGCCAGCACCTACTTGTCGTGGCCCAACTTTAGCAAGACCAGTAGACATGAGATCCTCTACTGTTACAAGCACCAGTACATGCATGGGATTTATCACAACTACTATGAGGAGGAGGGCAGTGAGAAGTTCCTTCGCCTGCTCAGAGATAGGGACAGTCGTGATGGCTACCCGCTCGGTGTGGAAGCGGGGGAGCGACAGCTGGGGCGAGAACAAAGGGGAAGACGTAGGAGGAGAATGGGAAGCGGGAGCGGAAGTGGAAGCAGAAACGGAAGTGGAAGCAGAAACGGCGGAAGGGATGACAACTGGGATGAGGACGACCCATATCGGCACAGCTACCGGTACAGTGACCGACACAGCTACCGATACAGCGATCGGCACAGCTACCGCCACAGCGACCGTCACGACTCCTCCCTGCTGCCTCTCCACGGGTGCTACCCCTCCTCCTTCCACTACACGGACAATTTCTGCACCCCCCCCAGAAGCAGCACCAGTTCCAAGTACCCCAAGTACCCACCCATAGAGGAACTTACAGACAACGTACACGCAAATATAAGCAAGCTAATGAAGCActacagagaaaaaaataatcaaagaTCAGGTCAAATTGATTTAACCTCCACTCATAGAAGCTTCAACTATGTTAGCgaaaatttatacatgtatgtaaaaaaaaaatacacgaAAGCTTTTCCTTCATTGGATCCGTTAAGTGCTTTGCTTCGTGAACCTCCCTTCAAGAATGAATCGAACCCAGGGGAAGTGTTAGGAGGATTGGATAGGGGTCTTCTCGGGTTGAGTTACCTAAACAGAGATGTGTTCATGCTGAATGGGTTGCTTAAGATGTCACTTCTACACGGAGCGGGATCTTACTGTCACCCGGACATTATGCTGCCTATGGGCAGCAGGTATGGTGGCTTTGTGGAGGAGGGTTTTTCAGAGCATCTGCACAGTTACCCGGAGGACACCAATGCGCACTCGGTGTGGGAGCACCGCCATGAGGGAGGCGCTTTACGCACCGGCGAGGAAAGCGCGCTGACTGCGGCCAACCCGATTCACGCAGCCAACGGCGCTCAGAACAGCTTACGCAACGACGCTCAGAACAGCTTACGCAACGACGCTCAGAACAGCTTACACAACGACGCTCAGAGCACCTCACGCAATGACGCCTCCCCCCGCGGAGACAAAGGAGCGAAGAACCACGTCAACTTGGGAAGCACACAAAACGGTCCTTTTATCACAGAAGAAGATTCAGCTATCCTAAAGGTAATGTACGAACAAGGGATTTTGGGCACCCCCAAAGACGATGGGTTTTACCAGCCCAGCCGCAGCCATGTTCAGGCCGATAGTAACTCTAACGGAGCGGAAGGAGAAACTCAACGCAGGAATGACACcagtacacacacatacggGGGTATGAGAAGGAGGGACTCTTCACGTGAAGATCCCAGGGGGGTAGCAAATCGTGAGGACGCAGAATCGAGAGAGCAAACAAGACAAAGACAGACGCAACAGATGAAGGATTACAACCAACAATTCATCTCGAACAACTATCACGAGTCTTCCAACACACCAGGGATCCTACCCCATGTGGACAGTGCCAATTATAACCTCATGTTACGCTTACTCTCAAAATACTTCCGAGAAGTGAGCCAAGGCAAGAGGAGAATAATGAGCAGCACAGGGATGTTATACACACCGGACGGACGGACAAGCAGCGGTGTGGATGATCACAACGCCAACTGGGTGAACGGAGCGGTGGATTCCCTCCAGAATGTACTCCCCAAGGAGGTACAAAAACGAATCAACCGCATTATCAATTACCCCCTGCATGTTGCTCACAAGGAGAATCAAGTAAATATGGAAATGGAGCAAAACTACAACCGTTTCGCTACCGAAGGGTGCAACGACCCGACGAACATAATCAGTAGGCAGACTACACACAACGATACACCTAAAGGGCAGATGCACATGGGAGTGACAAAGGTGACAGAAACGAAtcagcaaaagaaaaaaaaagtcccaCATAATAACAAACTTGAAATGCTATACAAGCTGTACCTTGACAAGAATAACCTCAACTACTCAGATGAGAATGATAATGAACCCTCACCGAATGGGACaggtaaaaaattgtttcgaAACAAGTTGttggaaaattattatcataTCTTGAATGGTAACTTGAGGAGGGAGAAGATGAAGCGAAGTGGGGCGGATGCGGATCAGAGGAATGGCACGGCGCGTGAGAACGCAGAAAGCAGAGGCCACGTGCAGCCGCAGCAACA